The Gemmatimonadaceae bacterium genome has a segment encoding these proteins:
- a CDS encoding ATP-binding protein, translating into MTTESFESFPTSAASFVAIAPSAGAIDAEALRCVQIFADLRPDELAWIAANTERVELAPRQLLLVSGQPAEWMFIGIQGTVEVRREQLGSNVPAYVFHAGDIAGVIPFSRMKQFVGNGRAATHAIVGRFPRALFPELLQRIPVLAPRFVAFLADRVRDATRREAQIERLLALGKLSAGIAHELNNPVSAILGSFADAGRRLRQRGELVVELVRCGASPDALMRLEELRRSVGPERRTIDPLTRSDNIETMDAWLREVGLTDSWAYAATFVDAGFDASALSRAMTGMPDAAQSPALRWLESGLALEALFTSVEHAGTRVAEIVDAVKGYTNRDRGRDMSEVDLRQGLDATIALFASRFRERGATLTRELDVQLPRMRAYPGDLNQAWSHLIDNALDAVAPLGEKGRVVIRASRDDGWVQVEVRDNGPGIPEALQERVFEPFFTTKEPGHGTGLGLDITRRIVTDLHGGELTLESKPGDTRFIARLPLTTVATLGV; encoded by the coding sequence ATGACTACGGAGTCCTTCGAATCATTCCCGACGTCGGCAGCCTCCTTCGTCGCCATTGCGCCAAGTGCCGGTGCGATCGACGCGGAGGCGCTGCGTTGCGTCCAGATCTTTGCCGATCTCCGACCCGACGAGCTCGCGTGGATTGCGGCGAACACCGAACGCGTCGAGCTCGCGCCGAGACAGCTGCTCCTCGTCTCCGGCCAGCCGGCCGAATGGATGTTCATCGGCATCCAGGGTACGGTCGAGGTGCGGCGTGAGCAGCTCGGATCGAACGTGCCGGCGTACGTCTTTCACGCGGGCGACATCGCGGGCGTCATACCCTTCTCGAGGATGAAGCAGTTCGTGGGGAATGGCCGCGCGGCGACGCACGCGATCGTCGGTCGATTTCCGCGGGCGCTCTTCCCCGAGCTCCTGCAGCGGATACCAGTGTTGGCGCCACGCTTTGTCGCATTCCTCGCCGATCGCGTCCGCGACGCGACTCGGCGCGAAGCCCAAATCGAACGGCTGCTCGCGCTCGGCAAGCTCTCGGCTGGGATCGCTCACGAATTGAACAATCCTGTGTCCGCAATTCTCGGATCGTTTGCGGACGCAGGTCGTCGGCTCCGCCAGCGAGGAGAACTCGTCGTTGAGCTGGTACGGTGCGGTGCGTCGCCGGACGCACTCATGCGACTCGAGGAGCTACGTCGCAGTGTGGGTCCGGAGCGCCGGACGATCGATCCGCTGACGCGAAGCGACAACATTGAGACCATGGACGCCTGGCTCCGGGAGGTGGGTCTCACGGATTCGTGGGCGTATGCCGCGACGTTCGTCGACGCGGGCTTCGACGCGTCCGCGCTTTCGAGGGCGATGACGGGCATGCCTGACGCGGCACAATCACCGGCGCTTCGCTGGCTCGAATCGGGATTGGCGCTCGAGGCGCTGTTCACGTCGGTGGAGCACGCTGGAACGCGCGTCGCGGAGATTGTCGACGCGGTGAAGGGATACACCAATCGCGATCGTGGCCGAGATATGAGCGAGGTCGACCTTCGGCAAGGGCTCGATGCGACGATTGCGCTCTTCGCGAGTCGCTTTCGCGAGCGGGGCGCGACCCTCACGCGTGAATTGGACGTTCAGTTGCCGCGCATGCGCGCGTATCCCGGCGATCTGAATCAGGCCTGGTCGCATCTCATCGACAACGCACTCGACGCTGTCGCTCCGCTTGGGGAGAAGGGACGCGTTGTCATTCGAGCATCGCGCGATGATGGCTGGGTGCAGGTCGAGGTGCGGGATAACGGGCCCGGGATACCCGAGGCGCTTCAGGAGCGCGTGTTCGAGCCGTTCTTCACAACGAAGGAGCCCGGACACGGAACGGGACTCGGCCTCGACATCACGCGCCGCATCGTCACCGATCTGCACGGCGGTGAGTTGACGCTCGAATCCAAGCCCGGCGACACCCGGTTTATCGCTAGGCTGCCGCTGACGACGGTCGCGACGCTTGGGGTCTGA
- a CDS encoding alpha/beta hydrolase-fold protein, with product MIRDTPAPNDDDLSFADRTMTRRDALRLAIALAGVVIDGCRSTPATDAPRQAPGRLTARPGRPRLSPVIGRSSLGLASGRDGIVYVPERYNPSRPAPLVLMLHGAGQSAEIGIAPFLPLADAAGVVLVAPDSRGRTWDFLYGPYSVDVAFIDRALGHVFEQCAIDPSRVVIEGFSDGASYALSLGITNGDLFSRVIAFSPCILAPAAQVGHPLVFISHGTNDRILPIDGCGRRLATRLTNAGYVVELKEFVGPHTVPPDVAKAAIEWIQNKQRG from the coding sequence ATGATCCGGGACACCCCAGCGCCTAACGACGACGACCTGTCATTCGCCGACCGCACCATGACGCGACGCGATGCGCTCCGCCTCGCGATTGCGCTCGCTGGGGTCGTCATCGACGGTTGTCGCTCGACACCGGCCACGGATGCCCCGCGACAAGCGCCCGGGCGGCTGACGGCTCGACCCGGCAGGCCACGCCTGTCCCCCGTGATCGGTCGCAGCTCGTTAGGTCTCGCCTCGGGCCGCGATGGCATCGTGTATGTCCCCGAGAGGTACAATCCCAGTAGGCCCGCGCCGCTCGTACTCATGCTCCATGGCGCCGGGCAATCGGCGGAGATCGGCATCGCTCCGTTTCTGCCGCTCGCCGACGCCGCTGGGGTCGTGCTCGTCGCGCCCGACTCGCGGGGCCGCACGTGGGATTTTCTCTACGGACCGTACAGCGTCGATGTGGCGTTCATCGATCGCGCGCTCGGGCACGTCTTCGAGCAGTGCGCCATCGATCCGTCGCGCGTCGTCATCGAGGGCTTTTCCGACGGCGCGTCGTACGCCTTGTCGTTAGGTATCACGAATGGCGACCTGTTCTCGCGCGTGATCGCCTTCTCGCCCTGTATCCTCGCGCCCGCGGCGCAGGTCGGACACCCCCTCGTATTCATCTCGCACGGCACGAACGATCGCATTCTTCCGATCGACGGTTGTGGCCGCCGCCTCGCGACCCGCCTAACGAACGCGGGCTACGTGGTCGAGCTCAAGGAGTTCGTCGGTCCGCACACGGTGCCGCCCGACGTGGCGAAGGCGGCGATTGAATGGATCCAGAATAAGCAGAGGGGCTAG
- a CDS encoding SDR family oxidoreductase, producing MRNMQTQGVAVITGASSGIGAALARRLGQKGFRLVLGARRGDALRALSNEIPSDTLPVVTDVTRRADVERLRDEAIHAFGSVDIWVNNAGRGINASVLELTDEQFDLMMAVNVKSALYGMQAIVPHFKDRGGGHLINVSTFLSRVPVATYRSAYNAAKAALNSLTANLRMDLRREYPGINVSLVMPGMVTTEFARNALGGTPAVTWASHPGGGGPQVQTADDAAAAIESLIDSPREEIYTQRGQPDTVVRYFQDVGAFERGLG from the coding sequence ATGCGCAACATGCAGACCCAAGGGGTTGCGGTGATCACCGGCGCGAGCAGCGGCATCGGCGCGGCGCTTGCGCGGAGACTCGGCCAGAAGGGGTTCCGGCTCGTTCTAGGCGCGAGAAGAGGCGACGCGTTGCGCGCTCTCAGTAATGAGATACCCTCGGATACCCTCCCCGTCGTCACCGATGTCACGCGGCGCGCCGACGTCGAGCGTCTTCGCGACGAAGCGATCCACGCTTTCGGCTCCGTGGACATCTGGGTCAATAACGCGGGGCGCGGCATCAACGCTTCCGTCCTCGAGCTCACTGACGAGCAATTCGACCTGATGATGGCCGTGAACGTGAAGTCGGCTTTGTACGGAATGCAGGCGATCGTTCCGCACTTCAAGGACCGCGGCGGCGGTCATCTCATCAACGTTTCGACATTCCTCTCTCGCGTCCCGGTCGCGACCTATCGCTCCGCGTACAACGCAGCGAAGGCCGCGCTCAATTCGCTCACAGCGAATCTCCGAATGGATCTGCGCCGAGAGTATCCCGGCATCAATGTGTCACTCGTTATGCCGGGCATGGTGACGACGGAGTTCGCACGCAATGCACTTGGCGGGACGCCGGCGGTAACATGGGCGTCGCATCCCGGCGGTGGCGGACCTCAAGTGCAAACTGCCGACGACGCGGCCGCCGCGATCGAGTCGCTCATCGATTCACCGCGCGAGGAGATCTACACGCAGCGCGGTCAGCCAGACACGGTCGTACGGTATTTCCAGGATGTGGGGGCTTTCGAGCGGGGCCTTGGGTGA
- a CDS encoding PadR family transcriptional regulator encodes MARDEGRNEKEELLKGTLDMLILQTLTLQSMHGYAIAQHIERLSGDVLTVEQGSLYPALERLQKKGWVTSKWGPSPTGRRARYYTLTPAGRRQLGAEITSFDRVLAAIQRILERA; translated from the coding sequence GTGGCGCGTGACGAAGGCCGTAATGAGAAGGAAGAGCTGCTCAAGGGCACTCTCGATATGCTGATTCTGCAAACGCTCACGCTGCAGTCGATGCATGGCTACGCCATCGCGCAGCACATCGAGCGCCTCTCGGGTGACGTGCTGACGGTGGAACAGGGCTCGCTCTACCCCGCGCTCGAGCGCCTGCAAAAGAAAGGCTGGGTCACGTCGAAGTGGGGACCCTCGCCAACCGGGCGGCGCGCACGCTATTACACCCTCACGCCGGCGGGGCGGCGCCAGCTCGGCGCCGAGATCACGAGCTTCGACCGCGTGCTCGCGGCGATACAGCGCATCCTCGAGCGCGCCTAG
- a CDS encoding DUF4230 domain-containing protein, whose amino-acid sequence MWTRKIAWLAFIALLLIVVAIGAGMVNRAISFTLLPKPEPPRVSHDLVVQQLQDVAKLVSTEMTLRDVVVYDASRYGFTKRALLVVTGKVSAGIDLGTATDVRIDQEARRITITLPRARLMSVEVLDVRTYDESAGLFNPFRPEDRDAIQRQVRHQLYTAGEESGLLVHADSAASRALRDLLSRDGYSVEIVRSTALQPATGQ is encoded by the coding sequence ATGTGGACTCGGAAAATTGCCTGGCTCGCGTTCATCGCGCTTTTGCTGATCGTGGTCGCCATTGGCGCCGGGATGGTCAACCGCGCAATAAGCTTTACGTTGCTGCCGAAGCCGGAGCCGCCACGCGTGAGCCACGATCTCGTCGTCCAGCAGCTTCAGGACGTCGCCAAGCTCGTATCCACGGAGATGACGCTTCGCGACGTCGTCGTGTACGATGCCTCTCGTTATGGCTTCACGAAGCGCGCATTGCTCGTCGTGACCGGCAAGGTGAGCGCCGGGATCGATCTCGGCACCGCGACCGACGTCCGCATCGATCAGGAGGCCCGCCGCATAACGATTACACTACCGCGAGCGCGCCTCATGTCCGTCGAGGTGCTCGACGTCCGGACATACGACGAAAGCGCGGGACTCTTCAATCCGTTCCGGCCGGAAGACCGCGATGCTATTCAGCGTCAGGTGCGACACCAGCTCTACACCGCGGGCGAGGAGTCGGGTCTTCTCGTTCACGCTGATAGTGCTGCGTCGAGGGCGCTGAGGGACCTGCTCAGCCGAGATGGTTACAGCGTCGAGATTGTGCGGAGTACGGCGCTGCAACCCGCAACGGGACAGTAG
- a CDS encoding ABC transporter permease encodes MSLLDGLRHRLRVFVQQRSYDREIDEELRFHLSLEAMQQQHAGRGILSPQDARDRARRRFGNPTYHKEETRHMSGLDFVDMARQDVRFALRTLRRTPGFTAVAILTLALGIGANTAIFSAVDAMLLRQLPYREPDRLMLVSLTVAARHGEPAHDNDWSYLKANAFRDAQRDYTDLALSSGESVTLRLGQATREHAEVVDEHYLPTLGIHPFLGRNFLSDENLPNGKRSVLVSYAFWQGRLNADPTVLGRTLDIEGAPYTVIGVMPTGFRGLTGQGDFWMTIGARRPYMFEPNEAWDHEFTMVARLATGISARRARSDAALLGTRVNYAFPSDGTPGWGATARPLDGARVDPIVRRSLLVLLGAVGFVLLVACANLANLFLVRASTRQREIAVRLAIGASRRRLVRQLLTESVVLSTLGAVASVGVAWWGAHLLSTLSPERALGPHRLAGLGAVNFSTIRLDWRGLAFAGTVAVMTGLLFGLVPALQATRPSLTDALKEGSAEPPVRGGLFRRLTTRNCLVVLELALALVLLAGSGVMIRSFAKLTGVDPGFDARRVLTLRMNSPAHGNATDSLPALYQSLLASLRALPGVESVALGDCPPLAGGCNSTVIWLGGRAKEITGKEPQIGVHWVTPDWFKVMRVPLFAGRVFTDADGRGARKALLVNATAARRLWPNESPIGKIVGIGMGGFDTAYVVGVVGDVRFHTIDSVPAFDAYVSYYQAPRPSAIVYLRTVADPTTLARPARSLIGDLVPAAPVYDVRTLASRVDDASAQAQFSSVLLALFAASALVLAAVGVYGVVAFGVKQRTREIGIRVALGAEQSEVLRLIVRQGVRLALTGVGLGLLAAFAATRALGALLFDVAPSDPLTFGIVAALLGLAALTASWIPARRAARLDPSTALRD; translated from the coding sequence ATGTCGCTCCTCGACGGGCTTCGCCATCGTCTGCGGGTGTTCGTTCAGCAGCGGTCTTACGACCGGGAGATCGACGAAGAGCTCCGTTTCCATCTCTCGCTCGAGGCGATGCAGCAGCAACACGCCGGACGCGGCATCCTGTCGCCTCAGGACGCACGCGATCGGGCGCGGCGGCGCTTCGGCAATCCCACCTACCATAAAGAGGAGACTCGCCACATGTCCGGCCTCGACTTCGTCGACATGGCGCGGCAGGACGTGCGCTTCGCGCTCCGGACGCTGCGACGGACCCCTGGGTTCACGGCGGTCGCCATTCTCACGCTGGCGTTAGGCATCGGCGCCAACACGGCGATCTTCAGCGCTGTCGACGCGATGCTGCTGCGCCAACTGCCGTACCGCGAACCGGATCGGCTCATGCTCGTCAGCTTGACCGTTGCCGCCCGGCACGGTGAGCCGGCGCATGACAACGACTGGTCCTACCTCAAAGCCAACGCGTTTCGCGACGCGCAACGCGACTACACCGACCTCGCGCTCTCGAGCGGCGAGTCGGTGACACTGCGCCTCGGCCAGGCCACTCGGGAGCACGCCGAAGTCGTCGACGAGCATTACCTACCGACGCTGGGCATTCACCCATTCCTCGGGCGGAATTTTCTCTCCGACGAGAACTTGCCTAACGGGAAGCGCTCGGTGCTCGTGAGTTACGCCTTCTGGCAAGGGCGCCTCAATGCGGATCCGACTGTGCTCGGCCGAACCCTCGACATCGAGGGAGCGCCCTACACGGTAATTGGCGTCATGCCGACCGGCTTCCGCGGCCTTACGGGCCAAGGCGATTTCTGGATGACGATCGGTGCGCGCCGGCCCTACATGTTCGAGCCGAACGAGGCGTGGGATCACGAGTTCACGATGGTCGCCCGTTTGGCGACGGGCATCAGCGCTCGTCGTGCGCGCAGCGACGCGGCCTTGCTGGGGACGCGCGTGAATTACGCCTTCCCCTCGGATGGCACGCCGGGATGGGGCGCGACGGCACGCCCGCTCGATGGCGCGCGAGTCGATCCCATCGTGCGCCGATCACTGCTCGTGCTGCTCGGTGCCGTCGGGTTCGTCCTTCTCGTTGCGTGTGCCAATCTCGCGAACCTCTTCCTCGTGCGCGCGTCGACACGGCAGCGTGAGATCGCCGTGCGATTGGCGATTGGCGCGTCGCGGCGGCGTCTCGTCAGGCAACTTCTCACCGAGAGTGTTGTGCTCTCGACGCTCGGGGCGGTGGCGAGCGTCGGCGTCGCCTGGTGGGGCGCGCACCTGCTATCGACCTTGAGCCCAGAGCGAGCGCTTGGCCCGCATCGCCTCGCCGGCCTCGGTGCGGTCAACTTCAGCACGATTCGGCTCGACTGGCGCGGGTTGGCCTTCGCGGGCACGGTCGCCGTGATGACCGGTTTGCTGTTCGGTCTGGTGCCCGCGTTGCAGGCAACGCGGCCATCGTTGACCGACGCGCTGAAGGAAGGGTCGGCCGAGCCGCCGGTGCGTGGCGGACTGTTTCGACGCCTAACAACACGCAACTGTCTCGTCGTGCTCGAGCTTGCGCTCGCGCTCGTCCTACTCGCCGGCTCGGGTGTCATGATCCGCAGTTTCGCGAAGCTCACTGGCGTCGATCCGGGCTTCGATGCGCGCCGGGTGTTAACCCTGCGCATGAATAGCCCCGCGCACGGCAACGCGACCGACTCGTTGCCGGCACTCTATCAATCCCTCCTTGCCAGCCTCCGCGCGTTGCCTGGCGTCGAGTCGGTCGCGCTCGGTGACTGCCCGCCCCTCGCGGGAGGCTGCAACAGCACCGTGATCTGGCTCGGCGGCCGAGCGAAAGAAATCACAGGAAAGGAGCCTCAGATCGGAGTCCATTGGGTAACACCGGACTGGTTCAAGGTGATGCGCGTCCCGCTTTTTGCCGGGCGCGTCTTCACCGACGCCGATGGCCGCGGCGCCCGCAAGGCTCTTCTCGTGAACGCCACGGCGGCGCGTCGCCTCTGGCCTAACGAGTCGCCGATCGGCAAGATAGTCGGCATCGGCATGGGTGGATTCGACACCGCGTACGTCGTTGGCGTCGTCGGCGATGTGCGATTTCATACGATCGATTCGGTGCCCGCGTTCGATGCGTACGTCTCCTACTATCAAGCACCGCGTCCATCCGCGATCGTCTACCTTCGCACCGTTGCGGATCCAACGACGCTCGCCAGGCCGGCGCGATCGCTGATTGGCGACTTGGTTCCTGCGGCGCCCGTATACGACGTGCGCACCCTCGCGTCGCGTGTTGACGATGCCTCGGCGCAGGCACAATTCAGCTCGGTCCTCCTGGCGCTCTTCGCGGCATCGGCGCTCGTGCTCGCGGCAGTGGGCGTCTACGGGGTCGTGGCGTTCGGCGTCAAGCAGCGCACGCGTGAGATCGGCATTCGCGTTGCGCTCGGCGCCGAGCAGAGCGAAGTGTTGCGCTTGATCGTTAGGCAGGGCGTTCGCCTCGCGTTAACGGGTGTCGGACTGGGATTGCTTGCGGCGTTCGCGGCGACGCGTGCGCTCGGCGCGCTGCTGTTCGATGTCGCACCGTCCGACCCGCTGACGTTCGGCATCGTCGCAGCCCTGCTCGGACTCGCGGCGCTCACCGCGAGCTGGATCCCCGCACGCCGGGCGGCGCGACTCGATCCTTCGACGGCCCTTCGCGATTGA
- a CDS encoding acyloxyacyl hydrolase, whose product MARKTCLSCAAALATLILVLGGVQRAAAQASAATKDTSDGGLPTLMLRAPSTYGGWIAAARHSAFRTRTGAVGYRDFYLASARFGWQVGGDDASPVRVTYFIDVIPAAVSTGMPEYQWDSRCQPTTFCPGATPIPHNVYGFGLAPIGWSLGVGNGRARLTIEAAGGGLWFDRRVPDPLAARFNFTASAGPTLELRLRSVESLRLGYLWHHTSNGGTGHVNPGLNSGILTAGLLWRALR is encoded by the coding sequence ATGGCCAGGAAAACCTGTCTTTCGTGTGCCGCAGCGCTCGCGACGCTGATTCTTGTCTTAGGTGGCGTCCAGCGTGCCGCTGCTCAGGCGTCGGCCGCGACCAAGGATACGAGCGACGGCGGGCTGCCGACGCTCATGCTCCGGGCGCCATCCACGTACGGCGGCTGGATTGCCGCGGCCCGACACTCGGCGTTCCGCACGCGCACGGGCGCGGTGGGCTATCGTGACTTCTACCTCGCGAGCGCGCGCTTCGGATGGCAGGTCGGTGGAGACGACGCGTCTCCGGTGCGGGTGACCTATTTCATCGACGTCATTCCGGCGGCGGTGTCGACGGGTATGCCGGAGTATCAGTGGGACTCGCGCTGCCAGCCAACGACGTTTTGCCCCGGAGCGACGCCGATCCCGCACAACGTGTACGGATTCGGCCTCGCGCCGATTGGGTGGTCGCTGGGTGTGGGAAATGGACGGGCGCGCCTGACGATTGAAGCGGCCGGTGGCGGTCTATGGTTCGACCGACGCGTGCCCGATCCGCTTGCGGCGCGATTCAATTTCACCGCGTCGGCGGGACCAACCCTCGAGCTGCGCTTGAGATCGGTGGAATCACTGCGCCTTGGCTATCTCTGGCACCACACGTCCAATGGTGGGACGGGGCACGTGAATCCCGGATTGAATTCCGGGATTCTCACTGCTGGTTTACTCTGGCGCGCCTTGCGCTAA